The nucleotide sequence TGATAAGAAAGTCAAAACTATAATGTCTACTTATATTCATGTCTATGGTGGTTCCAATGGGAATATGAAACCTAATTCCTACATCTAATTTCTGATTGTTAGGTTGTGTGACAATGAATTGCTCCACATGAGagttctctctttcttctttcgtATATCTCCTCTTTATGTTTTTTTTAAGTGTAGACCTTgtctaaaaaaaagaaatatatgcaaATTGACATCACTAGTTGAACAATTGCATCAATCAGTTAGATTTCatgtttaattataaaattacttTAAaacttttaaataatttaaatttttatatagtaaaaaatctaaaatatcaaaattaataaaaaataaaaaatcttaaacaaatgaaaaacaaaactttaatattgtaaaatatgataaaaataatatcatcaactaaTATTATATACATAAACCTTCATACAGATTAAAAAACAcaagataatatataaaatattaatagaTAAATATGATATTCAGTTACTTAAGCAAGAATATTAACATTCATATACGATGATAGtcagaataatatttattttaatgagAAAGATACAATAACAAGAAGAGATGATGATGAAAAGATAACCTTAGAAACAACAATGATCAACGGTGAACGGGCAGACAACCGATTTCTAATAGAagagaaatgaaaaaaatatagaaaaatgatataaaaaaaagagGTGATAGGTGGGAGAGGAGATGAAGAGAATACATATGAGAGGAGGGGTGGAAAGAGAACAAACTATGGAGGAAGATGAAGATATATAGGGAAGAGATGGCAAAAGAAATAGTGCACGACGAAAGGAGTCTTGGAGGTGGTGAATTCGTTCTCAAGGAATCTTGGATGATCAAATCATTTGTTGGGTTAGGTCACTCCAATGTGAGAAAGCCCAACAATAAATATTTTAGCCAAATCACTATGATTACATTTTGAAACATTCAAGAGACATAACTCGTACTTTTGCAGCCGCCACTATAAAGAGAGAAAATTTTCTACGTCTTTCTAATATTCATCCAGCCATTTATCTCTAGCGATATGACAATAAGTTTTTATCAAATCGTACTAATCTTTAAAGATATTTTAGATTTAGCGATCTTCATTTTGAATAGTGATGATCTAGTTTGGAGATCTTCTTCATAGGGTTTTGACTTCTTGAACAGTAGTTATTCACTAATTATTTTATCACCTATCAGTTCACTTTGACTCATTATTGGGTAATATTCAACCGTTAGATTTGGTTGAAACTTTATCAGCAAGTATAAGGCTTTTGGTTGTGCATTCTGAATGGCAAAGATCGAGTTTGAAGGTCTTTAAGTATCTCTTTTTACTGCTTCAACAAAAACTATGCTGTTGGTTTTCTAGTTCAAATAGTTTCATCTCATTTAGGACTGTCATTTATAGTTTGATTTGGTTGATTTTTAGTAAACATATTTTAGACTAGTAGTGTTTCTTTAATATGATACTTAACAATATCTATCCTATGTGATTTCTATTTCTGTTTGATGGGTATTTGAGTTGTGGATTTTGAAtttattatgaaataaatttattCGTGGATCTTTGCTACTATAAACAATATTTTTATAGTGgagattttaatttgaataaggaGAGGTCCCATGATTTTTATCATTCACATTAAAGGAGTTTTTCACTTAAAAATTATCGATATTCTTGTGTGCTTGTGATTTAATTATTCATTGCCTTCTAACATATCCATACAACTGAGAGaaaaaaatttgataattaattatttttatccatatatatttttatccGATTTTTCAAGCATCATTTTGGAGAGTGGTTTTCCTTGCTATGCCTCGTCATGGCAATATGTTTGTTGAATACTCTACACTTAAGTTTTGGATATATATTTGTTTTCTTAGCTTTATGTTGTCCGGATAGATCCTTAAATCTTGTAGTGTATGATCATGACAATTTTTGTAGGGCAAATAGTTATGCATGTTTTTGGTCTTTCTCGTAGGAACCCAATTGCTTTGGATTTTATCAAGGTAGGTAATATTAAATGATACCacccggtatgtaccggtccgatggtATACCGGTACGCAGATCACCCGCTACCGGACggagcgaaaaaaaaaaaaatatatatatatatatatatatatatgtatatatatatacatatatatgtatatatatatatatatgtatatatatatatgtatatatatatatatatgtatatatgtatatatgtatatatgtatatatgtatatatatatatgtatgtatatatgtatatatatatatgtatgtatatatgtatatacatatatatatatatatacatatatatatatacatatatatatatgtatatatatatatatataccgaacggtataccgcttggtatacagTTTTGTACTGTACCgaacgaacgtcgaaactccggtacaaaACGAAATTAAATACCTTGAATTTATAAATCTGGTTAACCTAATATAGACTTCTTTCCTTTATAAAAAAGTGATACgtattaattaatataatttcaagctatggatgtgtaaaaaaaaaagtttatttttttataatatttttaatctgaTCATTCAAAAAGAAGAgaccaaaataatattttaaagagAGAATAAGAAATGGAGGGCTTTTCTTAGTCTTTTTCTAGGAAAATTACGATAAATCGCCCTAATTTTTCTCTCTCCCCTCCGTGTTGTAAGGCTAACGGTCCAATTTTTCCTTCTCTCCCCCACCCACCGCCTGTTATATAACCCCCAAGTGCGCAAACgaaatggaggaagaggaggagaaaaggaGTCACCTTTTCCCGTCGAATCGTCTTCGGTGAGAATCTTCTGTCCTCCCCCTTCACTTGACGTCCTGGGAGATACATCCAATGGCCCGGTTTTTTATCTCTAATTCCCGTTTTGTTTGCAGATGTTTTGACCAGATCGAATCGGAGACGAAGAAAAGGAGGAGGCTTCCTCTTGTTCGCGTTCTTGACCCTCTCGAATTACATCACGAGTTTAGTTTCCAGACCTCTCGATTTGAAATTTGTTTCCTTTATATGGTTTTGGTTTTCGACCTCAATCATTGCTCCTCTGTTTCTTTAGGTTGATACACAAGAGAAAAGGAAGGAGACGAAAAGAGAAGTGGTATGTCTTTTTGCTATGATGTCTTTCTTCAAATTGGGTTTGGAAATTGTGTTTCCTTTGTCATTTTCTTGTGATTTCTTCTGATTTTGAcgatatatcttttttttctgaGGAATTAATGTTGTTCAGGGATCTTTTTGTTGATGTTAGTTGTATTCTATCAACTACTTGGATTATGATTTGAGATTGTCTTCTTCTCAAAAGACTGTCTCAGTCTATGTGACTCTTAATTTGTCTTGGTCTATgttccttgccttctttgattatGTGACTTTCTCCTGTAAAGCTATTCCGGTGCTCAAGTACTAAGATTTGCCCTTTGTTTCTTTCAGCTTGTCTCTCTACCATTTTCAAACGTTGTTGCTATAAGATTTTCTATGTTTGGGATATACGTTGGCTTGGGTCTTTCCTCTTTATCCATTTTTCAGTCTTTTTCCATGCtgtattatttcttttttttgtgaataTGATATGCTCTTCTTAATGTAATAAGATTTCAGATAATGTGTTATCAAGCCGTGTAATTTGTTGTGTTTGATTATTTACCTTCGTCGTCCACATATCTTTCGATGAGATGATTTATGTAGTTCATATTCCCTTTCTCCCCCTATTTATTTGGTCTATTACCAGATACTGAATTGGATCACTATTTTTCCTAGCTTATCATTTCTGTAAATGATCATCCTGGTGGGTTTCTCATATATCTTCTCCACCACATGCTTAGTTTTGAGTTATTATCCAGTGGTGAAACTGCTCTTGGATGCATTGGCTTGCTGTGCAGATCTGCATAATCTTCTTGATGGAGTTTATATTTGTTAATGGTTCTCATTAATATACTCTCTGTCTTGTAAATCCTTTATCTTTATTTATTAAAGTTTACATGATTATTATTAATATCTCTCTTTGCCCTATAGCTAAGATCCATTGATTGCCTTCTGATTGTGTTGGTAGGTACAAAAAAAATGGAGATCACAGTTGACTGGGGTCACTAAAATCCTTGGTTCCTGAATCTGTACCTATCACTTCTTTGCTTGAATCCGACACCACCAAGATGCCTGTATCTAGGGGTGCCAAGCAACGTTCTTCTGACCCTGCTTTATCGAAGCCCAACCCTTTTGATTCAGATTCTGAATCTGAAATGAATCCTAAACATGGAATGTCTTCCTCAGGCACAGCAACTGGTaagaaaaatccgaaaagctcctcTAGATGATGAAAATGAAGGAAGAAAGGCCTCATCTTCTTCATATTCATACTCAGCTTCTGCAGCTGCAAGAAACAGATATAAGAACGATTTCCGTGATGAAGGAGGGTTGGAGAACCAATCTGTGCAGGAACTGGAAAGTTATGCTGCATACAAGGCTGAAGAAACTACACAAAAAGTAAATGACTGTCTCAAGATTGCCGAAGTCATAAGGGAAGATGCTTCAAACACACTCGTGATGCTGCATCAGCAAGGGGAGCAGATCACTCGTACTCATGAAACTGCTGTTAGCATTGATCAAGACCTTAGTCGGGTATGCGTTCTATACCTTTATATCTCTTTGCGCATCAAATTTTTTACATTCAAGATCATAATATAGGTACACAAAGTCAATCTGAAAATGAGCTACCAGATGTGTGCCGCATTCATACATTTCATATGATATTGTTTGTAATTATGCCGGATATTGTTCTTGTTGTATAAGCCGATAGAAAGGTAACTTATTGGTACTCATGGTGGAGATTTCCTGAGTCATGTCATCCTTTGCAGGGTGAGAAACTTTTGGGGAGTCTGGGGGGCTTTTTCTCTAGACCTTGGAAGCCAAATAAAGCTCACCAAATAAAGGGTCCGGCTCCTACAACAGGTATGTACATATAAAAGAACCAGTAAAACAAGACTAATTTTGGTTGGTGTCTGTGCTTGATTTGGTACTCCTGCATTCAGATGATTCATTGTCGAAGAAGGTAAGCCACATGGAACAGAGAGAAAAGTTAGGATTGTCTTCAAAGCCTCAGTCAAATCCACGGCATTATTCTGAACCCACATCTGCTATGGATAAAGTCCAGGTTGGTGTTCTTATGACTTTTAAGATGAGCAGTGTCTGGATTATTCGGTATTATATTTGGATTTCTTGTAGATGGAGAAGGCAAAGCAAGATGACACCCTTTCAGATTTAAGCGATGTCTTGGGCCAGCTTAAGGGCATGGCTGTTGACATGGGTTCAGAGATGGACAGGTCGGATACTAATTTATTCTTCTgaatttatattctttctttatCTACTCGCTCGCACATAAATTCGTTAATGCTATAAATGTTAGCTGGTTAGTGTGAGAATTGATGTTTGTTTGACTAGTTAGTGTCATCTTGCTATAGCATAAATTGATTGAAGTCACTGATAGAGGATTAGTAGTAGAACTGATCTCCGTGCTAGCATTCTCATTCAAATTCTTGAAGGATTTCAAGCTTTCCTACCTCATGTAGCTGTGTAGAGGATGTTGTTGCTTCCTTGCTTTTTGTG is from Musa acuminata AAA Group cultivar baxijiao chromosome BXJ1-6, Cavendish_Baxijiao_AAA, whole genome shotgun sequence and encodes:
- the LOC135677802 gene encoding SNAP25 homologous protein SNAP33-like isoform X2, yielding MPVSRGAKQRSSDPALSKPNPFDSDSESEMNPKHGMSSSGTATAARNRYKNDFRDEGGLENQSVQELESYAAYKAEETTQKVNDCLKIAEVIREDASNTLVMLHQQGEQITRTHETAVSIDQDLSRGEKLLGSLGGFFSRPWKPNKAHQIKGPAPTTDDSLSKKVSHMEQREKLGLSSKPQSNPRHYSEPTSAMDKVQMEKAKQDDTLSDLSDVLGQLKGMAVDMGSEMDRQNKALDALHDDVDELNSRVKGANQRARHLLGK
- the LOC135677802 gene encoding SNAP25 homologous protein SNAP33-like isoform X1, with the protein product MPVSRGAKQRSSDPALSKPNPFDSDSESEMNPKHGMSSSGTATASAAARNRYKNDFRDEGGLENQSVQELESYAAYKAEETTQKVNDCLKIAEVIREDASNTLVMLHQQGEQITRTHETAVSIDQDLSRGEKLLGSLGGFFSRPWKPNKAHQIKGPAPTTDDSLSKKVSHMEQREKLGLSSKPQSNPRHYSEPTSAMDKVQMEKAKQDDTLSDLSDVLGQLKGMAVDMGSEMDRQNKALDALHDDVDELNSRVKGANQRARHLLGK